In Sulfitobacter guttiformis, the genomic stretch TAAATGCGAATACACCAACGTTCATGGTGACATAAATCGCCATATAAATCAGCATCGCCTGCACGCCGAACGCAGTTCCCGCTGCCAATCCCATCAGGGCATAGCCCATATGCGCAATCGACGAGTAGGCCATTAGCCGTTTGATATTTGTCTGCCCGATTGCTGCAATCGCTCCGAGGAACATCGACAGGACAGACAAAAGCGCGATGATCTGCTGCCAGTCCCCTACTGCATTACCAAACGCATCATGCAACACGCGCGCGAAAAGCCCCATCGCCGCAACCTTTGGCGCAGTTGCGAAAAATGCCGTAATCGGAGTTGGCGACCCTTCATAGACGTCCGGTGTCCACATGTGGAAAGGCACCGCTGACACTTTGAACGCCATGCCCGAAATCAGGAACACAATGCCGAAAAGCATGCCGATCGACATATTGCCAGCCTGAGCTACCGTAATAATCCCCGCAAACTGCGTTGTTCCGGCATAGCCGTAGACCAGCGACGCACCGTAGAGCAGCAAACCGGATGAAAGCGCGCCAAGGACAAAATACTTCAGACCAGCTTCGGTAGATTTGACACTATCGCGGCGCAGCGAGGCCACAACATATAGCGCTAGCGACTGAAGCTCGAGCCCCATATAAAGCGCCATAAGGTCTCCGGCAGAGACCATCACCATCATGCCGACAGCGCTGAGCGCAACCAGAATGGGATATTCGAACCGCAACAAGCCACGCTTGTTCATATAACCTTCTGACATGAACAGGACGCAGGCTGCCGAAACGAGTATCACAACCTTGGCAAACCGCGCAAATCCGTCATTCACAAACATCCCGTCAAACGCACGGACCGTTGTGCCGGATGTTCCTGCGACCATCAGGGCAACCACAATCAACGCCGCAGAAATGCCCCACAGAATGGGCCGCGCCAGTTTGTCCTGCCCACCGTAAGCACCGACCATCAGTGCCGCAATCGCACTTAACGCAAGGATAATTTCGGGCAGGATCACAAGGATATCGTCAGTCATTTCTTTCGCCTCAATTCAGGGCTTCGGCAGATTGTGTCACAGCCTGCGCTGCGGCAACTGCCGTATCATAATTTTCAACCAGTGCCGCAACGGACGGCCCTATTACATCAAGAATAAGCGCGGGATAAACACCCAGAAGTAGCGTCATTACCACCAGCGGGGCAAAGATCCATTTCTCGCGGGCATTCATATCGGTGATGGCCTTTAGGCTTTCCTTGATCAGATCACCCATCACCACGCGACGGTAAAGCCACAGCGCATAAGCAGCCGAAAAGATGACACCTGTAGTTGCAACCGCAGCAACCCACGTATTGACCTGAAAAACAGCCATCAGCGTCAGGAATTCACCCACAAAGCCTGACGTGCCCGGCAAGCCCACGTTTGCCATCGTGAACAGCATAAACAGCATCGCATACACCGGCATCCGGTTTACCAGACCACCGTATGCATCAATCTCGCGGGTGTGCATGCGGTCATAGATAACGCCCACTGCCAGAAACAGCGCGCCAGAGATAAATCCGTGGCTAATCATCTGGAAAATCGCGCCATCCAAGCCTTGCTGGTTGGTCGAGAAGATACCCATCGTCACGAAACCCATGTGCGCCACAGAAGAATACGCGATCAACTTTTTCATATCGTCCTGCACCAGGGCCACCAGCGATGTATAGACAATCGCAATAGCAGACATCCAAAGGATCACTGGGCCGACTACTTCGGAACCCACCGGAAACATCGGCAGTGAAAAGCGCAGAAAGCCGTAACCGCCCATCTTGAGCAGGATCGCCGCTAGAACCACGGAGCCCGCCGTTGGTGCCTGAACATGCGCATCCGGAAGCCATGTGTGCACTGGCCACATCGGCATCTTGACCGCAAAGCTGGCAAAGAAAGCGAGGAACATCAGCGTTTGCATACCGCCGACGATCTGGAAGCCCATGACGCTGAATGTCTCTGACCCAAAGCTATGTGTAATCAAACTAATCGTGCAGCCGCCGATGCAGGTCGTGCCGGCATCCGCAAACATGGCTACCATTGCCACCAGCATCAGAACCGAGCCAAAGAAGGTGTAGAGGAAGAATTTGAAGCTGGCATAGATCCGGTTTGCACCGCCCCAGATGCCGATGATCAAGAACATCGGGATCAGGCTTGCCTCAAAGAACAGGTAGAACAGGATCAGATCGAGCGATACGAATACGCCGATCATCAATGTCTCGAGGATCAGGAACGCGATCATGTATTCCTTAACGCGGGTGCTCACATCCCATGACGCCGCGATCACCAGCGGCATCATAAACGTGGTCAGCATCACAAACAGGATCGATATACCGTCAACACCGACGCGGTACTTAAGGCCAAGCAGCCAATCGGCCTCGTCCACCAACTGAAAACCCGTATTCGCGCTGTCGAACTGTGAGTACATCACGACAGATGCGATGAATGTCATTGTCGTGGCAAAGAGAGCCAGCCATTTGGCGTTCCGTTGCGCGGCCTCATCTTCACCGCGCAGGAACACGCCCAATATCAACGCCGCGAATGCAGGAATAAACGTCACGATGGACAACAGATTATTTTCCATCAGTTCGCTCCTCCGCTCATCGTCATCCAAGTCACCAGAACCGCAATTCCGATCACCATGGCGAAGGCGTATGTAAAGATATATCCCGACTGAGCCTTGCCACTAAGCCGTGTGAAGAAGGGGATAATTCCCATAGCGAGGCCGTTCAAGCCACCGTCAATCACATCGCCATCGCCGCGTTTCCACAAGAAGCGGCCAATCGCTTTAGCAGGTTGCACAAAGATAAAGCCGTAAATCTCGTCGAAATACCATTTATTCAGGAAAAACTGGTAAAGCGGCTTTTGCTGGATGGCCAGACGTGAAGGCAGGCTCGGGTTCCAGATGTAGAACCACATGGCCATGACAAAGCCGAACAGCATTGCGATAAACGGGCTGACCTTGACCCACTTTGGCGCGCTGTGCGCATCCTCCAGCACTGTGTTATCCGGCGCGAAATGAAGTGCCCCCTCACCCGGTTTCCCTGCAAAGCTGGCACCGTGATGCGCGCCTTCATGATCCTCAGAACCTGCTGCAGCATGGCTTTCCTCTGCCCCGTCAACGGTTCCTTCGCCATCCGCCGCCATTTCTACCACCGGAATACCGTAGAATTTGCCAACATACTCGGCAGAGCCAAAGAAACTTTTGTAGAAAATCATACCCGAGAAGATCGCACCGATCGCCAGCACACCCAACGGAATCAACATAACCATAGGGCTCTCGTGTGCATGCTCGTGCGTGTGCTTGTCGCCGCGCGCCTCGCCAAAGAACGTGAGGAAGATCAAGCGCCAGGAGTAGAAAGAAGTCATGGCAGCAGCGATCACCAGCATCCAGAAGGCGTACATCGCACCGCCGCCCCACGCGCTCTCAATGATCGCATCTTTTGACAGGAAACCCGCAAAACCGAAATGCGTGAGCGGAATACCGACACCGGTGATTGCCAGCGTACCTATCATCATTGCCGCGAAGGTCACGGGGATCTTCTTACGCAGGCCGCCGTAATTACGCATATCCTGCTCGTGGTGCATTGCATGAATGACCGACCCTGCCCCAAGGAACAGCATCGCCTTAAAAAATGCATGCGTCAGCAAGTGGAACATCGCGGCAGAGTACATGCCGACACCAGCAGCCACGAACATGTAACCAAGCTGGGACATGGTTGAATACGCAATCACGCGCTTGATGTCGTTCTGTACCAGACCGATGGTCGCCGCCACAAACGCTGTGGTCGCGCCAAGGAACGTAACAAACATCATCGCTTCAGGCGCGTATTCCATCAACGGTGACATGCGGCACACAAGGAAAACACCCGCAGTAACCATCGTCGCGGCGTGGATCAGCGCGGATACAGGGGTCGGCCCCTCCATCGCGTCCGGCAACCATGTATGCAGAAACAGTTGGGCCGACTTACCCATCGCACCAACAAACAGAAGGAATGCAATCAGATTGGCCGCATTCCACTCGGTCCAGAGGAAGGTGATCGACTGTTCGGCGAGCTGCGGCACAGCGGCAAATATATCGTCGAATTTGATGCTGTCCGTCAGCATGAAGATAGCAAAGATCCCGAGCGCAAAGCCAAAGTCGCCAACGCGGTTTACCACAAATGCCTTGATCGCGGCAGCGTTCGCGGAAGGCTTTTTGTAATAAAACCCGATGAGAAGATAGGAGGCAACGCCCACCCCTTCCCAGCCAAAGAACATCTGGACCAGATTGTCTGACGTCACGAGCATCAACATCGCGAATGTAAAGAAGGACAGGTAAGCAAAGAAGCGCGGCTTATAGCTCACGCCTTCACCAAAATTCTCGTCATGGGCCATGTAGCCGAAGGAATAGAGGTGCACGAGGCTCGAGACTGTTGTGATGACGATCAGCATAATCGTGGTCAGACGGTCCATCCGGATGGACCAATCCGTAGACAGTGACCCGCTCTCGATAAAGCGCAGGATCTGGATGGTCTCCGTCGTTCCGTCAAAAGTTAGAAAAACGATCCAGCTCAAAATTGCAGACAGAAACAAACCTGCGGTTGCAATTGTACAGGCCGCATTTTCGCCAAAGATCTTCCAACCAAAACCGCACAAAAGCGAACAGACCAGCGGTGCAAAGAGCAGTGTAAGTTCCATTTCCTCAGCCCTTCATCACGTTGACGTCTTCCACGGCGATAGTGCCGCGGTTCCGGAAGAAGCAGACAAGGATCGCAAGGCCGATCGCAGCTTCAGCCGCGGCTACTGTGAGGACAAACAGCGTGAACACCTGTCCAACCATGTCTCCGAGAAAACTGGAAAATGCGACAAGGTTGATGTTCACCGCAAGCAGCATCAATTCAATACTCATCAGCAGGATGATCACGTTCTTGCGGTTCAAAAAGAGCCCGAAGATGCCAATGACGAACAGCGTTGCCGCCACCGTCAGATAATGTTCCAGTCCGATCATGTCGTCCCTCAGTTTTCTCGCCCGATGTTCAGGGCGTCGTCGTCAATCAGCGCCAGTGGCGTAATGGCGCCGCGTATTTCACATGAAGCTATAGCCGCCAAGCACAATGATCAGAACTACAATAAGGGCGACCAGCAAATTACGTGACATCGTCATTCTTCCTTGCATTTTCCGGCTTCTACCTAGGTTCAAATACTGAAACGAGCCCGGAATATTTTCAAAAACTCCGCACCGGATCGGTACGAAACTGGTAATTTACAGTCCCTGCCCCGGTTTTACATCCGTAAGCTTCATCGCCTTGGCCGGATCGCGCATCATCTGTGCAACCACGTCCTGACGCTTAACATCCTTGCGGTGGCGAAGCGTAAGGACGATCGCACCGATCATTGCGGTGAGAAGGATCAGGCCCGACAGCTGGAACAGCAAAAAGTATTCATCATAAAGGATCATGCCGAGAGCTTGCGTGTTCATCACGTCGGGGTCTGTCACCTGCTGACGCAGACCTTCCGCTGCGGTGTTTGCTTCCCACGCGCCAAAGGCCATTACAAACTGCATCAGAATAACCAGACCGATCAACAGGGCCAGCGGCATATATTTCGCCATCTCGGCCTTGAGCTCGGCAAAGTCGATGTCGAGCATCATCACGACAAACAGGAACAGCACCGCAACCGCACCCACGTAGACAATAATCAAAAGCATGGCTACAAACTCGGCCCCCAGAAGGACGAACAGGCCGGCAGCGGACAAGAACGACAGGATAAGCCATAGAACAGAATGCACCGGATTGCGGCTAATCACCGTGAACAGCCCACCTGCGATCACACTCACCGCAAAAAGATAAAATGCAAAAACGCTCATGCGTCACCTTCCTTATTCGTGTTCGCCGCGGCCGACATCTCGTCCAGCACCGGCTGTGCAACTGCTGTTGCTTTCTGCATCGCCGGAATACCGGCAAACAGCGCCATCTGGCCTATTGTCTCGATGATTTGTTGCTTGTGCGCGCCTGCTTCCATCGCGTGACGCACGGTCTGACGTATCGCAATTTCGTTCTGCGCACCCTGCATGGTCAGCCCCGCCAGCGTCAGGAGCAACCGCGTCTTTGCATCAAGCCCGTCAGGATTGAGCCGATTGCCAAAAAACGTTTCCATCATGTCTTTGGGCATCATACCCAGCATCGATTCAAACCCTTTAGGCGTAAACGCATCCATAGCAGGAAAGGCCTTTGCCATTTCCTGCGCCTGACGCATCATATCTTCCCATGGGTTTTTATCGGTCATCGGTAGGGTGCATCCATCTCGAGGTTACGTGCAATCTCAGATTCCCAGCGGTCGCCGTTCTCTAGAAGCTTGCTTTTGTCGTAATACAGCTCTTCGCGTGTCTCGGTGGAGAACTCGAAGTTAGGCCCTTCGACAATCGCATCCACTGGGCAGGCTTCCTGACAGAAACCGCAATAGATACATTTCGTCATGTCGATGTCATAGCGCGTCGTGCGGCGGGAGCCATCTTCGCGCGGTTCCGCATCAATCGTGATCGCCTGTGCCGGACATACGGCCTCGCACAATTTACACGCAATGCAGCGCTCCTCGCCGTTGGCATAGCGGCGCAATGCGTGCTCGCCACGAAACCGCGGGGATAGTGGCCCCTTTTCATGCGGGTAGTTGATCGTCGCCTTCGGCTTGAACATATATTTAATGCCCAGCTTCATGCCTTGGTAGAAATCCTGCAACAGGAAGTATTTCGCGTGGCGGGTATAATCAGTCATATCAGCCTCCTACCGTATAACGGGCATAGATGCCCCAGAACCATTCAAACTTTGCGGCGAAAGCTACGAAAACAACCCAGAATAGCGAGAACGGCAGGAACACTTTCCAGCCAAGACGCATCAACTGGTCATAGCGGTAGCGCGGTGTGATCGCTTTGATTAGCGAGAAGAAGAAGAACACGATACCCATCTTCGCAATCATCCAGAAGATGCCGTCCGGGAGGCCAGGTACAGGCGACAGCCAGCCACCAAAGAACATGAGCGAGATCAGCGCGCACATAAGCACCACCGCAACCAACTCACCGATCATAAACAGGAGGAAGGGCGTCGAAGAGTATTCAACCTGATAGCCCGCAACCAGTTCTGATTCCGCTTCGGGAAGGTCAAACGGTGGGCGGTTTGTTTCGGCCAAAGCAGAGATGAAGAACAGGATCAACATCGGGAAATGCGGCAGCCAATACCAGCTCAGCAAGCCATAGTCGCTTTTTTGTGCTTCCACGATCCCGCTGAAGTTCATCGAACCGGTAGAGATAATCACACCGATGATAATCAGACCGATGGACACCTCATATGAAATCATTTGCGCCGCCGAGCGAAGCGACCCGAGGAAGGGGTATTTGGAGTTGGACGCCCAACCACCCATGATCACGCCGTATACCTCCAGCGAGGAGACCGCGAAGACAAACAGAATTGCCACGTTGATATCCGACAGGACCCAGCCGTCATTGAATGGAATAACCGCCCAAGCGACTAGCGCCATAACAAGGCTCACCATCGGGGCGAGGAAGAACACCGGACGATCCGCACCCGCAGGAACTACGATCTCCTTCACGATGTATTTTCCGAAATCCGCGAATGACTGCAGCAGGCCGTAAACGCCAACCACGTTCGGGCCACGCCGCAGCTGGACCGAGGCCCAGATCTTGCGGTCCAGATACATCAGGAACGCCAGCGCAACGAGCAAGGGAATCACAACAAGGAAAATCTGACCGACGATCAGAAGGATCATCCCCAGTGTGGTGTTAAAAAAGAAGTCAGCCATAGGTCCTCACACCGTCGGGATGCCTTTTTCGCGGCAGTTTTGCGTAACCACCTCGGCATCAATAGTCTTCAAGCCTGATGGCAGGCTCGGCGAGATCGTGTAAACAGCATCGGCCCGCCAAACGCCACCCTCAATTGCCACATTTGTACGGACATGACGTGCAAAACCGTAGCCGCGTATCAACGTGTACTGCGCAGCAGCACATTCAGCGTAAGCCGCCACATTTTCAGAGGCCATTGCCTTGGTCATTGCCACATTGAACTGCACCAGATCACCGTCCAGCAGCACAGTCTCCACCCCTTTGTATTCAGGGATAAAATCCTCAGCTGTGGGGATCGCCGGGGTACATGCACACAGTGCCATCACCCCTATCCACCCTGCCCGCTTCACTCTGCCGCCAACGCCTCCATACGACGCGCTTTTGCATTCGCTGACAGTTCCGCCATCAGGCTCGAGGCGCGTGCAATCGGATTCGTCAGGTAGAAATCGCTGATTGCATTGGTAAAAGGTGCATCCGACATCTTGCCTACAGGCTCCAGTGTCCATCCGTTTTCAGCGACGACATCGACCTGACCCAGATGCTTGTGCGCTTTAACCAACGCCTTGCGCAGCGCAGCAAGTGAGTCGAACGGCAATGCCGCACCAGTCTCTGCGCTCAACGCGCGCAGAATCGCCCAGTTTTCTTTGGCCTGCCCCGGTGCAAAACCGGCGCGCTGTGCCAACTGGGGCCGCCCTTCTGTATTGACGAACAGACCGCCCTCTTCGGTATAGGCAGCTGCCGGCAAGATGATATCTGCGCGATGTGCTCCGCGATCACCATGCGAGCCCTGATAAATGACGAACGGTCCTGCCGGAATGTCGCCCTCGTCGGCGCCCATGTTATAGATCACCTCGGCGGCCAGCACATCTGCGATACCGCCCGCTGCCGTGGCATCGACATCCATTGCACCCACACGCCCCGCCGCTGTGTGAAGAACCAACAGCTTGGCACCTGATTTATCACAAACTGCCTGCACAGTCGCCAGAACGGCCGCGCCATCCTCGGACGCCAGTGCACCCTGTCCCACGATAACAAGAACATTTTTCTCTGCCATGGACGCCATATCAAGGTCGAGCAGATGCGATAACGCAGCACGGTCCGTGCCCATATGCTCGTATTCATAGGTAAGGTTCGCCGCCTCACCCACCAGGCTCACATCTGCGCCACGTGACCATGCCTTGCGGATGCGCGCATTCAGCACAGGCGCTTCTACGGCTGGATTTGTGCCTATCAGCAAAATCTTCTGCGCGGCGTCAATGTCTTCAATTGCCGCTGTTCCGACATAGGCGGAGCGGTTGCCCGCTGGCAGCTTTGCGCCGTCCGTGCGGCACTCAACGACACCGCCGAGTCCCTCTATCATCTGCTTCAGAGCAAACGCCGCTTCGACGCTGGCCAGATCGCCAACCAGACCGCCCAGCTTCTTACCCTTCATCGCAGCAGCCGCAGCAGCCAGCGCTTCGGGCCACTCGGCCTTCCGTAGCTTACCGTTCTCGCGGATATAAGGTGTGTCCAACCGCTGCTTGCGCAGGCCATCCCAGACAAAACGGGTTTTATCGGAAATCCATTCCTCGTTCACACCATCATGGTTGAGCGGCAGGAAGCGCATCACTTCGCGACCTTTTGTATCGACGCGGATGTTTGAGCCAAGGGCGTCCATAACATCAATCGACTCAGTCTTGCTCAACTCCCAAGGGCGCGCAGTAAATGCGTAAGGCTTGGAGACCAACGCGCCTACCGGACACAAGTCGATAATGTTGCCCTGCAGATTGCTGTCCAGAGTTTCGCCGAGATAGGCGGTAATCTCGCTGTCCTCGCCGCGCCCTGTCTGGCCCATCTGGTGGATGCCCGCAACTTCGGTGGTAAACCGTACGCAGCGCGTGCAAGAGATACACCGTGTCATATGCGTCTCGACCAATGGACCCAGATCGAGGTCCGTGCTTGCGCGCTTTGGTTCACGATAGCGGGAAAAATCCACGCCATAAGCCATCGCCTGATCCTGCAAATCACATTCGCCGCCCTGATCGCAGATCGGGCAATCAAGGGGATGGTTGATCAGCAGGAATTCCATCACGCCTTCGCGCGCCTTTTTGACCATAGGCGAATTGGTTTTGACGACCGGTGGCTGGCCTTCGGGACCGGGGCGCAAATCACGCACCTGCATCGCGCAGGAGGCGGCAGGCTTGGGCGGGCCACCCACGACTTCCACAAGACACATCCGGCAGTTGCCCGCTATCGTCAGTCGCTCGTGATAGCAAAAACGCGGCACTTCGACGCCTGCCTGCTCGCACGCCTGAATGAGCGTCATCGCCCCTTCGGCTTCAACTTCTTTACCGTCGATGATGATCTTGCGAATGTCACTCATGATATCACTTTTCTCTTAGCATAGAGCCGATCCGGCTCGCTTTTTGAATCTCTTTGCGCCCGAGCGCGCAATAACTTTGCGGGTCCGAGATCACAACACCATTGGCCCGCATATATGCCTCGCCCTTGGCCCGCATCCTTGCCTTTTCCATATCCGAGTCGGCATAGGCCTCTATCTCGTCGTTGGAATAACCCAGTTCGCGTGCGAGTTTGCGTGTCTCGCGGTATAAAGACAAGGCGGTGATCAGCCGGGGTGCCATCTGGGGGCACTTCTTGCGTATCTGATCTGCAACGGCAACATCAAAAACCGCATTATCAATACGTGCGACATCACGCAGCGGCGGCTTGGCGATCGCCGCGCCGGTGGATAAGGCAATCAAACTGACCGTAAGAATGAAATGGCGCATGGTACTCTCCTCAAATGCTAGCGGGGCTTTTGCCCTTGTGTGCATGTGTGGGGTAGCCGGTTGCTATGCAATAACATGGCATGTCCCAGGTCGGTATCGCTCCCATGGTGATCTCTTTAAAGGGCGTTGGGACAACGTCCCTGCAACAGCAACGTATCATTCGTGATATTAAGTTGGGATTGCGGCGCATCGGGGCCTGCCGTCCAGATAACATCGGAACTGCCAAACGAATTAACGCAGTGCACCGTCGCCTCATAGCGCCCTGCCTCAAGGGCACCCTCCAGCGACCGCGACACCGGCTTTACCGTGACGGTAAAGACATCGCGCTGACGCTCGACCTTGCGCAACTTGGCGTTAAAGATCTGACCATCAAAATAAATGCGGTCCTCCGACGATGTACATGCCCCAAGCAGCCCCGCACAAAGCACCATACCCGTCAATATCTTCATCACCGTCTCCTCCACACAGCTTCGTGCGGTTATTTCCAGATCTTAGCGCCTATATTGCGCAAATATGCAGTCAGGGCCAGCGCTTCTTGTGTCAGTTTCGTTTGCGATCACGCAGGGGGGCCACCCCGTCCAGTGCTTTGCGCAACAACGCTATGGCCAGATTGAGACCTACGTACAGCATTCCCACCAAAGGAACGTAAACCCACGCCGTAACCAGACCTCCTGTTACCGCCGTAAATGTGGCCCATGCAGGCGCGCCAAAGACGACCAGCGTCAGTATAAACGCCCCCAAGCTCAGCAAACCATCCCATATATTGCGAAAAAAACCCATTAATCTCCCCTTCCACTCCCCCGCGCGTATCAATCGGGGCTATGTCAGGCGGTCATACCCCTGCAAGAGCGCGAAAACCAGCGCGTCAATCTGGAAGAGTCAGACAAGAGAACCACAAAACAAAAGACTTTGCGGGGGCTTCAGGTAGCGACGTTACCCTACGGCACGTTCGCGTCCCGCAGCGCACTCACCCTGCCAAACCTCACCGACATATTAAAGCTACAACTTCAGACGAATGAAGCTAACCACGCCCTAGCGTGATAACACAGAGGGCCAACGTACCGTCGCCAGAATAAAGAGAGGAATGAAGCCAATCAGCACCATCAAAAGCTGGTAAATCGGGATAACCAACGGGATAGGCCCCAGCACCTCGTAGAAGGCGATCCAGCCACCGGCGAGATATATCCCAACAAGACAGGCCACAGGCACAAACGGAAACACAGCGGTCCAGCGTGGCAATCCCGCTTTACCAAGTACAACCGCAAATATGGCGCATTCAATCACCGCAATCACCAAAGGGATTGCGATGAAATTTAGAGCTTCGAGAAACACTTTTTATTCCGCCGCAACCGGCGTGACGCTGGCGCTGCGCTTATGGGCAATTCGATCTTCAATATCGCCACGGAAGTGACGGATCAGACCCTGAATAGGCCAAGCTGCCGCATCACCAAGGGCGCAAATTGTGTGGCCCTCAACCTGCTTTGTCACGTCAAGCAACATGTCGATCTCTTCCGGCTCGGCATCGCCCTTAACCAGACGCTCCATCACACGCATCATCCAGCCTGTGCCTTCGCGGCAAGGCGTGCACTGTCCACAGCTCTCATGCTTGTAGAACTTTGCCAGACGCCAGATCGCTTTGATCACATCCGTTTTCTGGTCCATGACAATGACCGCTGCTGTCCCGAGACCGGATTGCAGCTCGTTGCGCAAATAATCAAAATCCATAGTCGCGCCGCGCATCGCCTTGCCAGGCACCATTGGCACCGACGAGCCACCCGGAATTACCGCCTTGAGGTTGTCCCAGCCGCCTCTGATCCCGCCGCAATGCTTCTCGATCAATTCCTCAAAAGAAATGCTCATCGCTTCCTCGACAACGCAGGGATTGTTCACATGCCCCGAGATGGCAAACAGCTTTGTACCGGTATTATTAGGCCGCCCAAAACCTGCAAACCATGCGCCACCACGGCGAAGGATCGTTGGGACAACAGCAATGCTCTCGACGTTGTTTACAGTGGTCGGACAGCCATAAAGGCCCGCACCCGCCGGAAACGGCGGCTTCATCCGCGGCATGCCCTTTTTTCCCTCGAGCGACTCGAGCAAGGCAGTCTCTTCGCCGCAAATATACGCCCCCGCACCGTGATGCAGGTAGATGTCAAAATCCCAGCCTGACTTCGCAGCGTTTTTACCGACAAGACCCGCCTCATAGGCCTCGTCGATGGCTGCTTGCAGAGCTTCCTTTTCGCGAATGTATTCACCGCGGATATAAATATAGCAGGCCTTCGCATTCATCGCGAAGGATGCAATTAGACAGCCCTCAATCAATGTGTGCGGATCGTGACGCATGATCTCGCGGTCTTTACACGTACCCGGCTCACTCTCGTCCGCATTCACGACCAGATAGGAAGGGCGGCCATCGCTTTCTTTGGGCATGAAAGACCATTTTAGACCGGTCGGGAACCCCGCGCCGCCACGGCCTCGCAGGCCGGATGCCTTCATCTCGTCGATGATCCAGTCGCG encodes the following:
- the nuoH gene encoding NADH-quinone oxidoreductase subunit NuoH, which encodes MADFFFNTTLGMILLIVGQIFLVVIPLLVALAFLMYLDRKIWASVQLRRGPNVVGVYGLLQSFADFGKYIVKEIVVPAGADRPVFFLAPMVSLVMALVAWAVIPFNDGWVLSDINVAILFVFAVSSLEVYGVIMGGWASNSKYPFLGSLRSAAQMISYEVSIGLIIIGVIISTGSMNFSGIVEAQKSDYGLLSWYWLPHFPMLILFFISALAETNRPPFDLPEAESELVAGYQVEYSSTPFLLFMIGELVAVVLMCALISLMFFGGWLSPVPGLPDGIFWMIAKMGIVFFFFSLIKAITPRYRYDQLMRLGWKVFLPFSLFWVVFVAFAAKFEWFWGIYARYTVGG
- the nuoG gene encoding NADH-quinone oxidoreductase subunit NuoG, which gives rise to MSDIRKIIIDGKEVEAEGAMTLIQACEQAGVEVPRFCYHERLTIAGNCRMCLVEVVGGPPKPAASCAMQVRDLRPGPEGQPPVVKTNSPMVKKAREGVMEFLLINHPLDCPICDQGGECDLQDQAMAYGVDFSRYREPKRASTDLDLGPLVETHMTRCISCTRCVRFTTEVAGIHQMGQTGRGEDSEITAYLGETLDSNLQGNIIDLCPVGALVSKPYAFTARPWELSKTESIDVMDALGSNIRVDTKGREVMRFLPLNHDGVNEEWISDKTRFVWDGLRKQRLDTPYIRENGKLRKAEWPEALAAAAAAMKGKKLGGLVGDLASVEAAFALKQMIEGLGGVVECRTDGAKLPAGNRSAYVGTAAIEDIDAAQKILLIGTNPAVEAPVLNARIRKAWSRGADVSLVGEAANLTYEYEHMGTDRAALSHLLDLDMASMAEKNVLVIVGQGALASEDGAAVLATVQAVCDKSGAKLLVLHTAAGRVGAMDVDATAAGGIADVLAAEVIYNMGADEGDIPAGPFVIYQGSHGDRGAHRADIILPAAAYTEEGGLFVNTEGRPQLAQRAGFAPGQAKENWAILRALSAETGAALPFDSLAALRKALVKAHKHLGQVDVVAENGWTLEPVGKMSDAPFTNAISDFYLTNPIARASSLMAELSANAKARRMEALAAE
- a CDS encoding DUF5333 domain-containing protein, yielding MRHFILTVSLIALSTGAAIAKPPLRDVARIDNAVFDVAVADQIRKKCPQMAPRLITALSLYRETRKLARELGYSNDEIEAYADSDMEKARMRAKGEAYMRANGVVISDPQSYCALGRKEIQKASRIGSMLREK
- the nuoF gene encoding NADH-quinone oxidoreductase subunit NuoF, whose amino-acid sequence is MLQDKDRIFTNIYGMHDRTLRGAQSRGHWDGTAAIIKKGRDWIIDEMKASGLRGRGGAGFPTGLKWSFMPKESDGRPSYLVVNADESEPGTCKDREIMRHDPHTLIEGCLIASFAMNAKACYIYIRGEYIREKEALQAAIDEAYEAGLVGKNAAKSGWDFDIYLHHGAGAYICGEETALLESLEGKKGMPRMKPPFPAGAGLYGCPTTVNNVESIAVVPTILRRGGAWFAGFGRPNNTGTKLFAISGHVNNPCVVEEAMSISFEELIEKHCGGIRGGWDNLKAVIPGGSSVPMVPGKAMRGATMDFDYLRNELQSGLGTAAVIVMDQKTDVIKAIWRLAKFYKHESCGQCTPCREGTGWMMRVMERLVKGDAEPEEIDMLLDVTKQVEGHTICALGDAAAWPIQGLIRHFRGDIEDRIAHKRSASVTPVAAE